In one Lolium rigidum isolate FL_2022 chromosome 3, APGP_CSIRO_Lrig_0.1, whole genome shotgun sequence genomic region, the following are encoded:
- the LOC124701188 gene encoding phosphoglucan phosphatase DSP4, amyloplastic-like, with protein sequence MNCLQHLLKEPPIVGSRSMRRPSPLNLAMVRGGSRRSNTVKTATGASTSSAESSALEPGAEKSDSYSTNMTQAMGAVLTYRHELGMNYNFICPDLIVGSCLQSPLDVDKLREIGVKTVFCLQQDPDLEYFGVDISAIQDYCLECKDIEHCREEVRDFDAFDLRLRLPAVISKLYKLASRNGGITYIHCTAGLGRAPAVALAYMFWILGYDLNEGHRLLQSKRPSFPKLEAIKLATADILTGLSKNCITLKWKNGSCSSVEISGLDIGWGQKIPLAYDKEKRAWFLERELPEGRYEYKYVVDGNWLCNEHEMKTKPNADGHVNNYIQVSRDDTSVEEQEMRERLTGQNPALTKEERLMIKEYLEQYSEQ encoded by the exons atGAACTGCCTCCAGCACCTGCTCAA GGAGCCTCCGATCGTCGGATCCAGATCGATGAGGCGGCCCTCGCCGCTCAACCTG GCCATGGTTCGCGGCGGGAGTCGCCGGTCCAACACCGTCAAGACC GCGACCGGTGCGTCCACCTCGAGCGCGGAGAGCAGCGCGCTGGAGCCAGGCGCGGAGAAGTCCGATTCCTACAGCACCAACATGACGCAGGCCATGGGAGCAG TGTTGACGTATAGGCATGAGCTTGGAATGAATTACAATTTTATATGCCCGGACTTGATCGTAGGCTCCTGCTTACAG AGCCCACTTGATGTTGATAAGCTTCGTGAGATTGGTGTGAAAACTGTATTCTGCTTGCAGCAGGATCCAGACCTTGA ATATTTTGGAGTTGACATCAGTGCAATTCAAGACTACTGTCTAGAATGTAAAGACATTGAGCACTGCCGTGAAGAAGTTAG GGATTTTGATGCTTTTGATTTGCGACTGAGGCTTCCTGCTGTGATTAGCAAATTGTACAAGCTTGCCAGCCGTAATGGTGGGATAACATATATACATTGTACAGCCGGACTTGGAAGAGCTCCTGCCGTGGCA CTAGCATATATGTTCTGGATTCTTGGTTACGATCTGAACGAAGGACATCGACTACTACAG AGCAAAAGGCCTAGCTTTCCAAAGTTGGAAGCCATCAAATTGGCAACTGCTGACATT CTGACGGGTTTGTCAAAGAACTGCATCACTTTGAAGTGGAAAAATGGTAGTTGTTCTTCTGTTGAAATTTCGGGGCTTGACATTGGGTGGGGACAG AAAATTCCCCTGGCATATGATAAGGAGAAAAGAGCatggtttcttgagagggagtTACCT GAAGGACGGTATGAGTACAAATACGTAGTGGATGGCAACTGGTTGTGCAACGAACATGAGATGAAGACCAAACCAAATGCTGATGGCCATGTGAATAACTACATACAG GTCTCTAGGGACGACACGAGCGTTGAGGAGCAAGAAATGAGGGAGCGGCTGACTGGT
- the LOC124701189 gene encoding phosphoglucan phosphatase DSP4, amyloplastic-like, producing the protein MNCLQHLLKEPPIVGSRSMRRPSPLNLAMVRGGSRRSNTVKTATGASTSSAESSALEPGAEKSDSYSTNMTQAMGAVLTYRHELGMNYNFICPDLIVGSCLQSPLDVDKLREIGVKTVFCLQQDPDLEYFGVDISAIQDYCLECKDIEHCREEVRDFDAFDLRLRLPAVISKLYKLASRNGGITYIHCTAGLGRAPAVALAYMFWILGYDLNEGHRLLQSKRPSFPKLEAIKLATADILTGLSKNCITLKWKNGSCSSVEISGLDIGWGQKIPLAYDKEKRAWFLERELPEGRYEYKYVVDGNWLCNEHEMKTKPNADGHVNNYIQVSRDDTSVEEQEMRERLTGQNPALTKEERLMIKEYLEQYSEQ; encoded by the exons atGAACTGCCTCCAGCACCTGCTCAA GGAGCCTCCGATCGTCGGATCCAGATCGATGAGGCGGCCCTCGCCGCTCAACCTG GCCATGGTTCGCGGCGGGAGTCGCCGGTCCAACACCGTCAAGACC GCGACCGGTGCGTCCACCTCGAGCGCGGAGAGCAGCGCGCTGGAGCCAGGCGCGGAGAAGTCCGATTCCTACAGCACCAACATGACGCAGGCCATGGGAGCAG TGTTGACGTATAGGCATGAGCTTGGAATGAATTACAATTTTATATGCCCGGACTTGATCGTAGGCTCCTGCTTACAG AGCCCACTTGATGTTGATAAGCTTCGTGAGATTGGTGTGAAAACTGTATTCTGCTTGCAGCAGGATCCAGACCTTGA ATATTTTGGAGTTGACATCAGTGCAATTCAAGACTACTGTCTAGAATGTAAAGACATTGAGCACTGCCGTGAAGAAGTTAG GGATTTTGATGCTTTTGATTTGCGACTGAGGCTTCCTGCTGTGATTAGCAAATTGTACAAGCTTGCCAGCCGTAATGGTGGGATAACATATATACATTGTACAGCCGGACTTGGAAGAGCTCCTGCCGTGGCA CTAGCATATATGTTCTGGATTCTTGGTTACGATCTGAACGAAGGACATCGACTACTACAG AGCAAAAGGCCTAGCTTTCCAAAGTTGGAAGCCATCAAATTGGCAACTGCTGACATT CTGACGGGTTTGTCAAAGAACTGCATCACTTTGAAGTGGAAAAATGGTAGTTGTTCTTCTGTTGAAATTTCGGGGCTTGACATTGGGTGGGGACAG AAAATTCCCCTGGCATATGATAAGGAGAAAAGAGCatggtttcttgagagggagtTACCT GAAGGACGGTATGAGTACAAATACGTAGTGGATGGCAACTGGTTGTGCAACGAACATGAGATGAAGACCAAACCAAATGCTGATGGCCATGTGAATAACTACATACAG GTCTCTAGGGACGACACGAGCGTTGAGGAGCAAGAAATGAGGGAGCGGCTGACTGGTCAAAACCCTGCTCTTACAAAAGAAGAAAGGCTGATGATCAAAGAGTACCTGGAACAATACAGCGAGCAATGA
- the LOC124694601 gene encoding cyclin-dependent protein kinase inhibitor EL2-like: protein MSASPEFYKPAAPPAYSPRILLAVTEPAADDSCYYACSTPTGAGISFAGDAATCPPAPRKPRPPPASACRKRLFAAGDVVTLRFDDLEAIFRPAPSPRFDGLATRASRNRGAILS from the coding sequence ATGTCAGCCTCGCCGGAGTTCTACAAACCCGCGGCGCCGCCGGCCTACTCTCCGCGCATCCTGCTCGCCGTCACCGAGCCAGCCGCCGACGACTCGTGCTACTACGCGTGCAGCACGCCGACGGGCGCCGGGATCAGCTTCGCCGGGGACGCGGCCACCTGCCCGCCGGCGCCCAGGAAgccgcgcccgccgccggcgtCCGCCTGCCGGAAGCGCCTCTTCGCCGCCGGCGACGTCGTCACGCTCCGCTTCGACGACCTCGAGGCCATCTTCCGGCCGGCTCCGTCGCCGCGCTTCGACGGGCTCGCCACCCGTGCTAGCAGGAACCGTGGTGCCATCTTGAGCTGA